The following nucleotide sequence is from Deltaproteobacteria bacterium.
TCAACCGTGGTGCAATAGGTATGGGTTCCTTGGGTTTGGGTCGCTGCAAGTTGCAACATCTTTGGCATCACTCCAGCGATGACTACGGGAGGTTCATGCTTCGGCTGTGGAGCAACGTATGGCGCGTCTTTCATTTTCGCCAGATACTGACGCATGAAGCTGACCGGTTTGTCATCATACGGAATGCCTCGTGCCGCATTGCCACGTTGGTTGCTCACGCCAAGGCCAAGAATAAAGCGATCACCATACAACTCACCCAAAGTGCGAGCAGCATTGGCGATCGCAAATGGTTCATACGCATACACAACAGCAATACCAGTCGCGACAATCATTCGCTCATTTTGGCCCAGCAAGTACGATGCGAAGGAGAAAGGCTCGCGCCCACGCGTTTCAGCAAACCACAAGGCACTGTAGCCAAGCTGTTCAGCTTTACGAGCAAACTGCCCGGTTTGGGCTCCAGTGAATCCGTCGAGAAAACAAAAGAGGCCGGGTTTGCTGAGATCCATACTTTTCTCCTTAGAGAGTGTTTTGAAAAAGGGATTGGTAAGCTTGAGGGATGAATACACTGCCGCGAGTTTATCCAACGGACCTGACCATGACCGAATGGACACAATTGAAGA
It contains:
- a CDS encoding TIGR03620 family F420-dependent LLM class oxidoreductase; this translates as MDLSKPGLFCFLDGFTGAQTGQFARKAEQLGYSALWFAETRGREPFSFASYLLGQNERMIVATGIAVVYAYEPFAIANAARTLGELYGDRFILGLGVSNQRGNAARGIPYDDKPVSFMRQYLAKMKDAPYVAPQPKHEPPVVIAGVMPKMLQLAATQTQGTHTYCTTVEQISRTRAALGSQPWLCAELGVMLETDASKARAAIRQYIQIYLSIDHYVKRLREVGFSDADFVNGGSDRLVDTIVVWGNETKIRERIDAYYTAGASHVCIMPLRSSGGMVPDERAVEALAPR